The genome window ATCTCTCCGCAACCTCAATCGGCGCACTGCTCGTTTGGAGCACTTCGCATTGCTTGTTTCGGTAAGGAAACGCACACGCACCGCGGACGGGATCCCCGTCCCGCGCACCGCGCGCGTCAGGACTCCACCTCATTTTCGCCTTTGGCGAATGACCCACCGGGTCACCACTCGGATCGTTCCCCACGCAGCCGTAAACGGCTTTGGTCGAGATGACAATTTTGGGTTTCCCTTTGGTCTGACTAATTGCGGTAAGGCCCCGGAGGAGATCCTTCGACGCGCTCATTTCATTCGCTTGCTCAGGATGACACGGGGCGAAGGAGATTGGTTCCCATGGCTGTTGTCATAATCTGAATCCGGGGAGATTCTTCGACGCGCTCATTTCATTCGCTTGCTCAGGATGACACAGGGCGGAGGAGTCGGGTTCCCTTAATGCTGCTCCGTCTAAATCATGAAACGATTTGACTACCGATGCCAATTATAGTAAGGGATTCCTCCACTCGCTGACGCTTGGTCGGAATGACACCGGGGATGCTTTTCCGTCCGGGCGATGATACGGGCTGGAGAAAGAATCATTCTGAATTCTGAATTCTGAATTCTGCATTGTCCATAGCTGCTCCTTATCGTGCTGAAACGGGCGTTTTTCTTGATTTTTACACAAAAATGAGATAAAATATTCATAATTTGCAGGAGGTAGATTTACCATGAAGGTTGTATTGCTGAAGGATGTCAAGAACGTCGGGAAAAGGGATGATATCCTGACGGTCAGCGACGGTTATGCCCGGAACTTCCTGTTCCCCCAGAAACTGGCCGCGGAGGCCACATCCGGAGCGCTGAAAGAGATCCAGCGCAAGCGCGCGGCTCAGGACGCCCGTGACGCGGAAATCCTGGCTGAAGCGAAGGCAAAGGCTGAATCCCTGAAGAACAAGGTGATTACGCTGGAAGTCAAGTGCGGAGACAAGGGCCGTCTTTACGGTTCCGTGACCAACGCCGAAGTGGCGGAAGCCCTGGAAAAGCAGCACGGCGTGAAGGTCGACAAGCGCAAGATCGACATCGGGGACGCGATCCGCGAAGTCGGTGTGCGGGAGATCTCCGTATGGCTCCATTCCGGAGTGACCACGCCCATGAAGCTGGATGTCCAGCCGATGAAGAAGTAAAAAACTAAACCAGGGGATTATGACGGAAGATGGATAACAGGGAAGAATCAGTTGGCCTGGTACTGCCCAACAGTACCGAGGCGGAGATCAGTGTCCTGGGCGCGATGCTGCAGGACAGCTCTGCTGTGCTCCGCGCCGCTGAACAGCTGTCTCCGGATGACTTTTACCATCCGGAACACAAGGAGATCTTCCAGGTGATGGCGGATATGAACCGCCAGCACATGCCCATCGACCTGGTCACCCTGCAGGCGGAGCTTTCCCGCCGCGGCACGCTTGAGGGAATCGGCGGTAACCGTTACCTGCTGAAGATCCTTTCGGACGTGCCCACCGCGGCGAATGTTCGCGCCTATATCGAGATCGTCCAGGAAAAGAGCACCCTGCGGAAGATGATCGCGGCCTGCCGCACCATCACCAAGGACTGCTACAGCCAGGACAAGGAAGTCCAGGATATCCTGACGAACGCGGAAAAGTCCATTTTCGATATCGTGATGAACCGCCAGGGCGGGGAAGAACTCAAGCCCCTGAGCGAAGTGCTGGTCAACACCTATTCCATCATTGAGGAACTGGCAAGGCAGAAGGGACAGATTGCCGGTGTGCCCACCGGGTTCATCGACCTGGACTCCATGCTGACCGGCCTGCATCCGGGCGAGCTGATCATCATCGGCGCCCGTCCTGCCATGGGTAAAACATCCTTCGCCATGAACATCGCGGAGCATGCAGCCCTGTGCAACAAGACAACTGCCGTGTTTACCCTGGAAATGCCGCGGGAACAGATCGCCATGCGTCTGCTGTGCTCGGATGCCCGGGTGGATATGCAGCGGGTCCGGAAGGGAACCCTGGAGGATTCCGACTGGCTGCGGCTTGCCCAGTCCCTCGCGCCGCTTTCCGCGGCTCCCATGTATATCGATGATACATCCGCCCTTTCGCCGACGCAGCTGCGTTCCAGGTGCCGTCGGCTGATGATGGACCGGGGCCTGGATTTGGTTGTGGTTGACTACCTGGGCCTGATGAAGTCGGACGGAAAGGCCGAAAGCCGCCAGCTGGAAGTCAGTGAGATCAGCCGCCGGCTGAAAGCTATTGCCCTGGAACTGAAGATTCCGATTATCGCCTGTGCGCAGCTGAGCCGTGCCAACAAGGACCGTGTGGACAAGCGGCCCATGCTGAGCGACCTGCGTGATTCCGGCTCTATTGAACAGGACGCGGACGTTGTTATGTTCCTTCACCGGGAGGAATACTACAACAAGGAAACAGAGGATAAGAACATCGGTGAGGTCATCATCTCCAAGCAGCGCAGCGGTCCCCTGGGAACGGTAAAGCTTGCCTGGCTGAGTGAGTTCACCACCTTCGCAAACCTAGCGAAAGACCAGGGCGGGAGTGACGCGCCGTTCTGATCGGGATCAGAACGACGCGTAATGAACAATTAACAATGAACAATGAACAATGATTTTGAGAACGAGTGCTTCAGTGGTCAGTGATCAGTGAAGAGTGACCAGTGAAGAGTGAAGAGTGAAGAGTTTAGAGCTTAGAGCTTAGAGATAGGAGCAATGATGGACCAGTACTCAGTATGCACGCTGCAGCGGGACATGCGGTTTGAAGGATTCCTGCTGATCCGCTCCGCCGAAAAGCGGAAAGACAGCAAAGGCAGCGACTATGTGGATATGAACCTGACGGACAGGACCGGCGAGATCAACTGCAAGATCTGGAACTGGGATCCGCTGGCGGAAACACCGGAAGCGGGACAGCCGATCAAGGTTCGCGGAACGATTCAGGAATATAACGGACGGCTTCAGCTGCGGGTGGAAAAATGGCGGCTGAGCACGGACGAGGATCCGGTGGACATGAACGTGCTGGTGCCCTGTGCGCCGCGGAAGCCGGAGGATATGCTGGCAGATATCAACGAGACGGTCGAAAGCTTTAAAAGTGAGGACCTGAAGAAACTGACGCGCGGTATGCTGGGTATTGCCGGAGACCGGCTGAACTGGTTCCCGGCGGCACAGCGGATGCACCACGCGGAACGCAGCGGCCTGCTGCACCATACCACGGATATGCTCCGCCTGGCCAAGGCGCTGCTGGAGATCTATCCCTGGCTGAACCGGGACCTGCTGCTGGCAGGCGTCATTATCCACGACCTGGGCAAGATCGACGAAATGAAGAGCGACCAGACCGGCAACGTGACGGACTATACCCGGGACGGACAACTGCTGGGCCACCTGGTCCGGGGAATCACGAACCTGAACCGTGTGGCGGAGGAAACCGGCGTGACCGGCGAGTGCCTGATCCTGCTGGAACATATGCTGCTCAGCCATCACGGGGAAAGCGAATACGGCAGCCCCAAGCCGCCGATGTTCGCGGAGGCGGAAGCGCTTCACTGGATCGACATGATGGACGCGCGGATGAACACCATGAAGACCGTTACGGACAAGACACCTCCGGGAGCCTTCAGTGAAAAGATCTTCAGCCTGGACCGGAGAGTGTATCATCCCCTGTACGAAGAAGAGAGTATTTAATTCAGAATTCAGAATTCAGAATTATTATTTGCCAAGCAGTCTTGTTGGAAGCAAAGCTGACAGATAAACGTTAGTATGAATGTGAGAGAGTGAACCGTGAAAAATGCCGAAAGAGTGTTTCGGCAGATGGAGGGAAAAGACCATGAAGAAACGGATTCTCTGTCTGGTACTGGTCCTGTGCGCCGCGATGGTTATGACGGCCTGCAAGCAGAAGGAAGTATATCCGACGGAACCGGCCGCCGCGTCCCAATCGCAGCAGCAGGGGACTGTTGAACAGCAGGACCCGCAGCAGATCTTCTCTGAAGGGGAGAAGAACGACGACGTTGACTGGGACAGCATAGACTATAATCCCGCGTCGGAAGAGGACGAAGATTATGAAGAGCTGATCGACAATTCCGCTTCTGCCGGAGACGTCATCACGCCGATCCCCGCTGTGAAGGGACAGTATGCCGGCGCGACACCCGTGATCATTGATCCCGTGGACGCACCGACAGCCACTCCGCTGCCGCCGCTGAACTTCACGTATGAGACGTACACCGCGGAAAAGCTTCGCCTGTCCTTTAAGGGACCGTCCTACTGGATCCCGGATGATTCCTCCGCGGATACCTATACCCTGACCAACCCGGATACCAGCATGGACTACGAGGCGCAGCTGTCCATCCACCTGGAACCGGTGGACAAAAACCTGAGCAAGGACGAACTGAAGAAGGAACTCATCAACCGGCTGACCAAGCTGGGCGGTGAAGGCTTCTCCAAGTTCGAGCGCTCCAATACCGCGGGCCGCAAGTTCATGAATGCTGACGGTGTCTATGCCAACTACACCGCGACGATCCAGAAGGACAGGCAGACCATCAAGGTTGCCGGCCGGATGATCATCGCCTGTGTGAACAAGACGCTGTATATCCTTCATGTGACTTATCCCCGCGGATACGCCAAGCCCTATATTGAGGATGACAGCAGCGTTTACAACACGTTCCGTCATTCGGTGAAGACGATCAGCAACTGACCGCCGCACCTGGTTCCAAACTGATTCATCTACATTTCCAGCCGCAGAGCGCTTCCGCCTGGCGGAGAGCGCGCTGCGGCATACTTTCGGGAGGCTGTTTTGAAGAAATTAAAGGCAAGCCGTCTGGCTGCTCTGATGCTTATACTGGTTCTGCTGTGCGGACTCACGGCCGCTGCCCGCGCGGATGTGGCTACCCTGGGCATTTACTTCTGCGGGAAAAGGGTCGCGGAGGACGGCACTGAAACGATCGTCCGGCTGGACGGCAAGTTCAGCGTGACGCAGAACGGAGAAGAGGTCGGTACGATCCAGGCAGGGAAGGAAACGATCACCCTGCCGGGCACCGAACGTGTACGGATCGCTCCGCTGCCGGAGACTGTTTCACCGGACTGGGACCTGACCAAGGCGTACTGCGAGGTTTATCCTGAAGCGGGCGGAACGACCACGGTTTCCGTGGTTGTGGACCTGCTGCAGGAGGGAACCAGCGCGCCTGCACCCACGGCTGAACCTGCCGCGGTATCCGTACAGGATGAAGACGATACCGAAGAAGGATACGCGGAAGACGAAGACGGGGAAGAGACCGGTGCGGAAACCGGGGACGAGGAAGAGGAGTCCTACGCGGCTGTTCCTTCCGGCCCTGTGACTACGCCGACCCTGCCGCCTTTTGACGCGTCTGTGCTGGCTCCGACTCCGGAACCTGAATGGCACGCGCTTTCCGCCGGAAACGGAAGCATCAGCGTTTATGCCTATCATGACCAGAACAGCAACGGCCTTGCGGGCGATAAAGAAAAACCTGTATCCGGCGTAACCGTGTGCCTGCTGACCGAAAGCGGAGAAGCTGTGACTGCCGTGACCACAGACGGAAACGGTCTTGCGCAGTTCGCGGGCCTGCCCCAGGGCAATTATCGGATCAAGGCGATGCTGCCGACGGGCTGGGCCTTCAGCAAGAAGGGTTCCGGCGAACCCTATGCCAGCCTGTTTGCTTTTACCGTGGACAGCGAGGCGGTCAGTGATGCCTTTACAGTCAACGACGGTGAGATCGCCACTCCCGGCATCGGCCTGAGCAAGCTGCTGCACGTCAGCGGTACCTGCTGGTTTGAATCCTCCAAAGTGGACGGCCTGTTTGACAAGGACGAGCCCGGCCTGGGCGGCGTCCGCATTGAGCTGAAGGGCGAGAAGAACGGCTTGGTCTATGAAACCATGTCCGATGAGAACGGTAACTTCTATAT of Aristaeella lactis contains these proteins:
- a CDS encoding 3'-5' exoribonuclease YhaM family protein; translation: MMDQYSVCTLQRDMRFEGFLLIRSAEKRKDSKGSDYVDMNLTDRTGEINCKIWNWDPLAETPEAGQPIKVRGTIQEYNGRLQLRVEKWRLSTDEDPVDMNVLVPCAPRKPEDMLADINETVESFKSEDLKKLTRGMLGIAGDRLNWFPAAQRMHHAERSGLLHHTTDMLRLAKALLEIYPWLNRDLLLAGVIIHDLGKIDEMKSDQTGNVTDYTRDGQLLGHLVRGITNLNRVAEETGVTGECLILLEHMLLSHHGESEYGSPKPPMFAEAEALHWIDMMDARMNTMKTVTDKTPPGAFSEKIFSLDRRVYHPLYEEESI
- the rplI gene encoding 50S ribosomal protein L9; translated protein: MKVVLLKDVKNVGKRDDILTVSDGYARNFLFPQKLAAEATSGALKEIQRKRAAQDARDAEILAEAKAKAESLKNKVITLEVKCGDKGRLYGSVTNAEVAEALEKQHGVKVDKRKIDIGDAIREVGVREISVWLHSGVTTPMKLDVQPMKK
- the dnaB gene encoding replicative DNA helicase, encoding MDNREESVGLVLPNSTEAEISVLGAMLQDSSAVLRAAEQLSPDDFYHPEHKEIFQVMADMNRQHMPIDLVTLQAELSRRGTLEGIGGNRYLLKILSDVPTAANVRAYIEIVQEKSTLRKMIAACRTITKDCYSQDKEVQDILTNAEKSIFDIVMNRQGGEELKPLSEVLVNTYSIIEELARQKGQIAGVPTGFIDLDSMLTGLHPGELIIIGARPAMGKTSFAMNIAEHAALCNKTTAVFTLEMPREQIAMRLLCSDARVDMQRVRKGTLEDSDWLRLAQSLAPLSAAPMYIDDTSALSPTQLRSRCRRLMMDRGLDLVVVDYLGLMKSDGKAESRQLEVSEISRRLKAIALELKIPIIACAQLSRANKDRVDKRPMLSDLRDSGSIEQDADVVMFLHREEYYNKETEDKNIGEVIISKQRSGPLGTVKLAWLSEFTTFANLAKDQGGSDAPF